The Prionailurus viverrinus isolate Anna chromosome B4, UM_Priviv_1.0, whole genome shotgun sequence genome has a window encoding:
- the TUBA1B gene encoding tubulin alpha-1B chain, whose amino-acid sequence MRECISIHVGQAGVQIGNACWELYCLEHGIQPDGQMPSDKTIGGGDDSFNTFFSETGAGKHVPRAVFVDLEPTVIDEVRTGTYRQLFHPEQLITGKEDAANNYARGHYTIGKEIIDLVLDRIRKLADQCTGLQGFLVFHSFGGGTGSGFTSLLMERLSVDYGKKSKLEFSIYPAPQVSTAVVEPYNSILTTHTTLEHSDCAFMVDNEAIYDICRRNLDIERPTYTNLNRLISQIVSSITASLRFDGALNVDLTEFQTNLVPYPRIHFPLATYAPVISAEKAYHEQLSVAEITNACFEPANQMVKCDPRHGKYMACCLLYRGDVVPKDVNAAIATIKTKRSIQFVDWCPTGFKVGINYQPPTVVPGGDLAKVQRAVCMLSNTTAIAEAWARLDHKFDLMYAKRAFVHWYVGEGMEEGEFSEAREDMAALEKDYEEVGVDSVEGEGEEEGEEY is encoded by the exons ATG CGTGAGTGCATCTCCATCCACGTTGGCCAGGCTGGTGTTCAGATCGGCAATGCCTGCTGGGAGCTCTATTGCCTGGAACACGGCATCCAGCCCGATGGCCAGATGCCAAGTGACAAGACCATTGGGGGAGGAGATGACTCCTTCAACACCTTCTTCAGTGAGACGGGCGCTGGCAAGCATGTGCCCAGGGCAGTGTTTGTAGACCTGGAACCCACAGTCATTG atGAAGTTCGCACTGGCACCTACCGCCAGCTCTTCCATCCTGAGCAGCTCATCACGGGCAAGGAAGATGCTGCCAATAACTACGCCCGAGGGCACTACACCATCGGCAAGGAGATCATCGACCTTGTCTTGGACCGAATTCGGAAACTG GCTGACCAGTGCACGGGTCTTCAGGGCTTCTTGGTTTTCCACAGCTTTGGAGGGGGAACTGGTTCCGGGTTCACCTCCCTGCTGATGGAACGTCTCTCTGTCGATTATGGCAAGAAGTCCAAGCTGGAGTTCTCCATTTACCCAGCCCCCCAGGTTTCCACTGCTGTCGTTGAGCCCTACAACTCCATCCTCACTACCCACACCACCCTGGAGCACTCTGATTGTGCCTTCATGGTAGACAATGAGGCCATCTATGACATCTGTCGTAGAAACCTCGATATTGAACGCCCAACCTACACTAACCTTAACCGCCTTATTAGCCAGATTGTGTCTTCCATCACTGCTTCCCTCAGATTTGATGGAGCCCTGAATGTGGATCTGACAGAATTCCAGACCAACCTGGTGCCCTATCCCCGCATCCACTTCCCTCTGGCCACATATGCCCCTGTCATCTCTGCTGAGAAAGCCTACCATGAACAGCTTTCTGTAGCAGAGATCACCAATGCGTGCTTTGAGCCAGCCAACCAGATGGTGAAATGTGACCCTCGCCATGGTAAATACATGGCTTGCTGCCTGTTGTACCGTGGTGATGTGGTTCCCAAAGATGTCAATGCTGCCATTGCCACCATCAAGACCAAGCGCAGCATCCAGTTCGTGGACTGGTGCCCCACTGGCTTCAAAGTTGGCATTAATTACCAGCCTCCCACTGTGGTACCTGGTGGAGACCTGGCCAAAGTACAGCGAGCTGTGTGCATGCTGAGCAACACCACAGCCATTGCTGAGGCCTGGGCTCGCCTGGACCACAAGTTTGACCTGATGTATGCCAAGCGTGCCTTTGTTCACTGGTATGTGGGTGAGGGCATGGAGGAAGGAGAGTTTTCTGAGGCCCGTGAGGACATGGCTGCCCTTGAGAAGGATTATGAGGAGGTTGGTGTGGATTCTGTTGAAGGAGAgggtgaagaggaaggagaggaatacTAA
- the LMBR1L gene encoding protein LMBR1L isoform X1, with protein sequence MEAADYEVLSVREQLFHERVRECIISTLLFATLYILCHIALTHFKKPAEFTTVDDEDATVNKIALELCTFTLAVALGAVLLLPFSIISNEVLLSLPRNYYIQWLNGSLIHGLWNLVFLFSNLSLIFLMPFAYFFTESEGFAGSRKGVLGRVYETVVMLMLLTLLVLGMVWVASAIVDNNKASRESLYDFWEYYLPYLYSCISFLGVLLLLVCTPLGLARMFSVTGKLLVKPRLLEDLEEQLYCSAFEEAALTRRICNPTSCWLHLDMELLHRQVLALQTQRVLLEKRRKASAWQRNLGYPLAMLCLLVLTGLSVLIVAIHILELLIDEAAMPRGMQDASLGQVSFSKLGSFGAVIQVVLIFYLMISSVVGFYSSPLFRGLRPRWHDTAMTQIIGNCVCLLVLSSALPVFSRTLGLTRFDLLGDFGRFNWLGNFYIVFLYNAAFAGLTTLCLVKTFTAAVRAELIRAFGLDRLPLPVSGFPRASRKTQHQ encoded by the exons ATGGAAGCAGCTGACTACGAAGTGCTATCCGTGCGAGAGCAGCTATTCCACGAGAGGGTTCGCGAGTGCATT ATCTCAACACTTCTGTTTGCGACACTCTACATCCTCTGCCACATCGCCCTGACCCACTTCAAGAAGCCTGCTGAGTTCACCACAG TGGATGATGAAGATGCCACAGTCAACAAGATTGC GCTCGAGCTCTGCACCTTTACCCTGGCGGTCGCCCTGGGTGCTGTCCTGCTCCTGCCCTTCTCCATTATCAGCAATGAGGTGCTGCTCTCACTGCCTCGCAACTACTATATCCAGTGGCTCAACGGCTCCCTCATCCATG GCCTCTGGAACCtcgtttttctcttctctaaccTGTCCCTCATCTTCCTCATGCCCTTTGCATACTTCTTCACTGAGTCTGAGGGCTTTGCTGGCTCCAGAAAG GGTGTCCTGGGCCGGGTCTATGAGACGGTGGTGATGTTGATGCTCCTCACCCTCCTGGTGCTGGGCATGGTGTGGGTGGCCTCGGCTATTGTGGACAACAACAAGGCCAGCAGGGAGTCACTCTATG ACTTCTGGGAGTACTACCTCCCCTACCTCTACTCCTGCATCTCCTTTCTTGGGGTCCTGCTGCTCCTGG TGTGTACTCCACTAGGTCTCGCCCGCATGTTCTCAGTCACTGGGAAGCTACTGGTCAAGCCTCGG ctGCTGGAAGACCTGGAGGAGCAGCTGTACTGTTCAGCCTTTGAGGAGGCAGCTTTAACCCGCAGGATTTGCA ATCCCACCTCCTGCTGGCTGCATTTGGATATGGAGCTGCTGCACAGACAGGTCCTGGCTCTGCAGACACAGAGGGTCCTGCTGG AGAAGCGGCGGAAGGCTTCAGCCTGGCAGCGGAACCTGGGCTACCCCCTGGCCATGCTGTGCTTACTGGTACTGACG GGCCTCTCTGTGCTCATTGTGGCCATCCACATCCTGGAGCTGCTCATCGATGAGGCTGCCATGCCCCGAGGCATGCAG GATGCCTCCCTGGGCCAGGTCTCCTTCTCCAAGCTGGGCTCCTTTGGTGCCGTCATTCAGGTTGTACTCATTTT TTACCTGATGATATCCTCAGTTGTGGGATTCTACAGCTCTCCACTCTTCCGGGGCCTGCGGCCCAGATGGCACGACACAGCCATGACGCAG ATAATTGGGAACTGTGTCTGTCTCCTGGTCCTAAGCTCAGCACTTCCTGTCTTTTCTCGAACCCTGG GGCTCACTCGCTTTGACCTGCTGGGTGACTTTGGACGCTTCAACTGGCTGGGCAATTTCTACATTGTGTTCCTCTACAATGCAGCCTTCGCGGGCCTCACCACTCTCTGTCTGGTGAAGACCTTTACCGCAGCTGTGCGGGCAGAGCTGATCCGGGCCTTTG GGCTGGACAGATTGCCTTTGCCTGTCTCCGGTTTCCCCCGGGCATCTAGGAAGACCCAGCACCAGTGA
- the LMBR1L gene encoding protein LMBR1L isoform X3: MPFAYFFTESEGFAGSRKGVLGRVYETVVMLMLLTLLVLGMVWVASAIVDNNKASRESLYDFWEYYLPYLYSCISFLGVLLLLVCTPLGLARMFSVTGKLLVKPRLLEDLEEQLYCSAFEEAALTRRICNPTSCWLHLDMELLHRQVLALQTQRVLLEKRRKASAWQRNLGYPLAMLCLLVLTGLSVLIVAIHILELLIDEAAMPRGMQDASLGQVSFSKLGSFGAVIQVVLIFYLMISSVVGFYSSPLFRGLRPRWHDTAMTQIIGNCVCLLVLSSALPVFSRTLGLTRFDLLGDFGRFNWLGNFYIVFLYNAAFAGLTTLCLVKTFTAAVRAELIRAFGLDRLPLPVSGFPRASRKTQHQ; the protein is encoded by the exons ATGCCCTTTGCATACTTCTTCACTGAGTCTGAGGGCTTTGCTGGCTCCAGAAAG GGTGTCCTGGGCCGGGTCTATGAGACGGTGGTGATGTTGATGCTCCTCACCCTCCTGGTGCTGGGCATGGTGTGGGTGGCCTCGGCTATTGTGGACAACAACAAGGCCAGCAGGGAGTCACTCTATG ACTTCTGGGAGTACTACCTCCCCTACCTCTACTCCTGCATCTCCTTTCTTGGGGTCCTGCTGCTCCTGG TGTGTACTCCACTAGGTCTCGCCCGCATGTTCTCAGTCACTGGGAAGCTACTGGTCAAGCCTCGG ctGCTGGAAGACCTGGAGGAGCAGCTGTACTGTTCAGCCTTTGAGGAGGCAGCTTTAACCCGCAGGATTTGCA ATCCCACCTCCTGCTGGCTGCATTTGGATATGGAGCTGCTGCACAGACAGGTCCTGGCTCTGCAGACACAGAGGGTCCTGCTGG AGAAGCGGCGGAAGGCTTCAGCCTGGCAGCGGAACCTGGGCTACCCCCTGGCCATGCTGTGCTTACTGGTACTGACG GGCCTCTCTGTGCTCATTGTGGCCATCCACATCCTGGAGCTGCTCATCGATGAGGCTGCCATGCCCCGAGGCATGCAG GATGCCTCCCTGGGCCAGGTCTCCTTCTCCAAGCTGGGCTCCTTTGGTGCCGTCATTCAGGTTGTACTCATTTT TTACCTGATGATATCCTCAGTTGTGGGATTCTACAGCTCTCCACTCTTCCGGGGCCTGCGGCCCAGATGGCACGACACAGCCATGACGCAG ATAATTGGGAACTGTGTCTGTCTCCTGGTCCTAAGCTCAGCACTTCCTGTCTTTTCTCGAACCCTGG GGCTCACTCGCTTTGACCTGCTGGGTGACTTTGGACGCTTCAACTGGCTGGGCAATTTCTACATTGTGTTCCTCTACAATGCAGCCTTCGCGGGCCTCACCACTCTCTGTCTGGTGAAGACCTTTACCGCAGCTGTGCGGGCAGAGCTGATCCGGGCCTTTG GGCTGGACAGATTGCCTTTGCCTGTCTCCGGTTTCCCCCGGGCATCTAGGAAGACCCAGCACCAGTGA
- the LMBR1L gene encoding protein LMBR1L isoform X2, whose translation MEAADYEVLSVREQLFHERVRECIISTLLFATLYILCHIALTHFKKPAEFTTVDDEDATVNKIALELCTFTLAVALGAVLLLPFSIISNEVLLSLPRNYYIQWLNGSLIHGLWNLVFLFSNLSLIFLMPFAYFFTESEGFAGSRKGVLGRVYETVVMLMLLTLLVLGMVWVASAIVDNNKASRESLYDFWEYYLPYLYSCISFLGVLLLLVCTPLGLARMFSVTGKLLVKPRLLEDLEEQLYCSAFEEAALTRRICNPTSCWLHLDMELLHRQVLALQTQRVLLEKRRKASAWQRNLGYPLAMLCLLVLTGLSVLIVAIHILELLIDEAAMPRGMQDASLGQVSFSKLGSFGAVIQVVLIFYLMISSVVGFYSSPLFRGLRPRWHDTAMTQIIGNCVCLLVLSSALPVFSRTLAFAGLTTLCLVKTFTAAVRAELIRAFGLDRLPLPVSGFPRASRKTQHQ comes from the exons ATGGAAGCAGCTGACTACGAAGTGCTATCCGTGCGAGAGCAGCTATTCCACGAGAGGGTTCGCGAGTGCATT ATCTCAACACTTCTGTTTGCGACACTCTACATCCTCTGCCACATCGCCCTGACCCACTTCAAGAAGCCTGCTGAGTTCACCACAG TGGATGATGAAGATGCCACAGTCAACAAGATTGC GCTCGAGCTCTGCACCTTTACCCTGGCGGTCGCCCTGGGTGCTGTCCTGCTCCTGCCCTTCTCCATTATCAGCAATGAGGTGCTGCTCTCACTGCCTCGCAACTACTATATCCAGTGGCTCAACGGCTCCCTCATCCATG GCCTCTGGAACCtcgtttttctcttctctaaccTGTCCCTCATCTTCCTCATGCCCTTTGCATACTTCTTCACTGAGTCTGAGGGCTTTGCTGGCTCCAGAAAG GGTGTCCTGGGCCGGGTCTATGAGACGGTGGTGATGTTGATGCTCCTCACCCTCCTGGTGCTGGGCATGGTGTGGGTGGCCTCGGCTATTGTGGACAACAACAAGGCCAGCAGGGAGTCACTCTATG ACTTCTGGGAGTACTACCTCCCCTACCTCTACTCCTGCATCTCCTTTCTTGGGGTCCTGCTGCTCCTGG TGTGTACTCCACTAGGTCTCGCCCGCATGTTCTCAGTCACTGGGAAGCTACTGGTCAAGCCTCGG ctGCTGGAAGACCTGGAGGAGCAGCTGTACTGTTCAGCCTTTGAGGAGGCAGCTTTAACCCGCAGGATTTGCA ATCCCACCTCCTGCTGGCTGCATTTGGATATGGAGCTGCTGCACAGACAGGTCCTGGCTCTGCAGACACAGAGGGTCCTGCTGG AGAAGCGGCGGAAGGCTTCAGCCTGGCAGCGGAACCTGGGCTACCCCCTGGCCATGCTGTGCTTACTGGTACTGACG GGCCTCTCTGTGCTCATTGTGGCCATCCACATCCTGGAGCTGCTCATCGATGAGGCTGCCATGCCCCGAGGCATGCAG GATGCCTCCCTGGGCCAGGTCTCCTTCTCCAAGCTGGGCTCCTTTGGTGCCGTCATTCAGGTTGTACTCATTTT TTACCTGATGATATCCTCAGTTGTGGGATTCTACAGCTCTCCACTCTTCCGGGGCCTGCGGCCCAGATGGCACGACACAGCCATGACGCAG ATAATTGGGAACTGTGTCTGTCTCCTGGTCCTAAGCTCAGCACTTCCTGTCTTTTCTCGAACCCTGG CCTTCGCGGGCCTCACCACTCTCTGTCTGGTGAAGACCTTTACCGCAGCTGTGCGGGCAGAGCTGATCCGGGCCTTTG GGCTGGACAGATTGCCTTTGCCTGTCTCCGGTTTCCCCCGGGCATCTAGGAAGACCCAGCACCAGTGA